The region CTCCGCCTCTCACCGCGGGTGCGCGGCAGCCGCCGAGCTCGCGCTCCTGCCCCATCTCGAGAATGGCTTCCCCGCCTCGCGCTCCTCTCCAGATCACACCAGGAGCTTCTCCTCCCACCTACCTCGTGAGTTCTCTCGCCTCAAAACATCCATCTTGATGGTGACGACATCGGCAGCGCGCTGCTTCCGAGTTATTTGGTGCGGCATTTCGTCGAACTGGTGGTGGGCAGGAAGGGTGGCGCGCTAGCTGTACGATCTCGAGCTCACGGCATCGAGGGTTTCATTTTGTTAGTCCCGCTCATGTTCTAGGAGCAGGCGGCGAAGCTTGGGGATAACGGCACCCGAATAGCGTATGAAGCTGAGGGTTTAAGGGTTTAGGGCGATGGAAATTTTCGGAGTGTGCGTCATTCTCTGCTCTGGAAGGCTTATGTGATAGTTTTTGGAACGAGGCTGTGGTTTTCTGCTGTTGCCGAGTGTTTTGAGGTCAATTCACGGCCAATTAGGTGGGACTTAGGGATGTGATTATTTGTGTATGGTATAGAGATCTGTATCCTGGATGACAACTTCTTTGGTGAGGCACGTTTTGGATTATGTGCTGGATTATTAGTTGAGAGTGGCTATGCAGTTGCTTTGTGGTGTATTTGCCTTACTTGATTTACTTCAGGACCTAGTAATATATCATCATAGAACATACTCTATATTACTAAGTCTCCACATGCTTGTGTGGTCGTTTAGCTATGCTCTGCACGTGTACGTTTAGTTTGCATGGAAGCCACATGACTATTGATTTTAGGGAGCCATGGTTATTATTTTATTGTTCTGTTGCTTCTGATCTCTCTGAGAAAAATAATTAGGTAGTGCAAACTACTTACAAAACAGCTGAGCTAACTACATTTATTTGGATAATTTAGGTACTTTGCTATCGCGAACCGTAACTTCTCACTGCCGGTGTAAGAAATCAGTGTGCTTGTGTAGCTATGCACACTCAAGCGGATATCACATGGCCAGAGCTCATTTGTCGACAGACTCAAGCGGAATCGACCAACCTAAAGGTTACTTTTGAGTACTATGCTCTGCGATGGTCCTGTCATTGTCTTTTGTTCCTCCTCTTCCGTTAATCCTTGCCGCTATGTGCTACATTCGTTAACTTACTATGTTTCACTAGTGTTTTACTATGTATTGTTTTACTATGTATCTTTATTAAGTTAGCAATGTAAGAATTTCTCTTACAAGTATTGGCCTGCCATCTATTATGTGGACTCATCAGTGTTCCGTCCTGACTCTTAATGCTCGAATGAATGCTGTAGACATATACAATGTTTGCAGATAAATGAACCATTTTCAGAAAGCAAAACAAATAGTTCATTGAATTACGTTTTCTAGCAAATTTACGTTGCCTTTCTTCTGTACGTGTGAATTGATTTTGTATGCTTTTATATATTTATCTACCACAATCAGTTTTTGTCTAAGTGGTCTCATGTCATATTGTTACAATATAATGTAATTGGGCACATGTTTCTATGTTATTGTATTTACTAATTGCAAATTTCCTAATGTTCATCAGCCTTCCCTTTTGGCATTTTTTTTAACATAGTGTTTGCATTTGCTCATGTCATGATTTGCTGCAGAATCTGCAGAGGAGCTGTACCAGAAAATGCTGAAGTCTGTTGAAGCCCAGACTATGCCGCCAAATGCCTGGTTGTGGTCAATGATCAGTAGTTGCTCCAGTGAGGAGGATATAAAACTTCTCTTTCAGATTTTGCAGAAGCTAAGAATATTCGTAAGTCACATATATTTTCCTCTTAAGCTAAGAATGCTTCCTTTAGTAGGCTGCATGCTTGCATCACGTAGTGTTATTATCTCAACAGATTCTCATTTGTGGTATCACCAATTTGCCACCACCTGGTGACAGTTACGTGAAACATCTGCGCTTGATTTCTAGGATCTTTTTTGTTTCTATGAAACGTAGCCGCCCACTTACCCGAGTTTAACATAGAATTTCCATTGTATGTTGAACATATTGACAATTTTCTACCATGACTTTAAATATACATATGGGTTACAGTGCTATGTTCTTGGATCATGATGTCAATTGATTGTCCAAACTCTTGGATTGCTAGCACATGAAGTATCTAACTATAGTTAGCAGCTTCTCATGTCAGTCTTTTCTTCCCGCTTATAGTTAATAGTTTTCTTCCAGACGGTAGACAGGCAAAGGGTGTTCTTCATACTTCTAGTTATATTTTTGTGACTAGATGCTGTCTGAAACCAACACTTTTTCTATTGATGCAGAGGCTATCAAATCTTCGCATCAATGCAAACTTCAACGACCATCTCTGTATGAAAGTTTCTGAGGCTTGTGCTCGTGTGGGTGTCGTTGACTATGGTATGATTCTATTTAACAATCTGAAAAATCTGTGGTTATTTGTTAACGTGTGTTTCTTTCTGGCCTTTTGTTGGCACATAAATCGTTGTTTGGATATATTTATAGTATTTAGCTCTAGATTGCCTTGTAGGCCTTATGCCTTGAATACTAAATCCTAATGAAAATGATTAAAGAAGGATGCTTTATAGATATTCAAACAAGAAAGAACATGTGGCTAAATTTGTTAACCTTATTTTCTGGGAAGCATTTGATAAGTGGAAATGGCAATGTGTGGTGTCATATCGCAGTTATGTAAATGCTGACTTTCATATACTGCATGTAAACGATACCCATCCCCCCAAAAAACTTTCCAGCTATGGGGGTAAAATAATGTCACTTTTTTGTGCTACTTTTTTTGCGTCAATGCCACATTGTTATGGCCAATGGAACCCCAAACCTGTAATTCATCTTTGTGCCATGAATGCAGGGTTGAAGGTTTTATGGAATCATAATGTTTATGGAATAACGCCAACCATTGGTTCTGCCCATTATCTACTGGTATCCATTGTTACTAACTCTTTTGATCACTTCCCAAGTTGCTTTGtaatgattttttttccttttacagcaaCATGCTAAAGAGCACAATGATACTAAACTAATGGAGAAGATAATGCAAGTCCTTAGAAGGAATTCCTTGCCATTACAACCAGGCACTGCTGATATTGTCTTCAGGTATGCTTACATCTGTTCTCAGTTGCTATTTACCAATGTATACAATTCTTCTCTTTCAGTGTTTAAAACTTCTCATATCGTAGCATGCGAAGTCCTACCCTTTTAGATTAAAGTGAAAGTGTACATAGTTGAAGAGCTCTTTGGAGAATTTAAACCAGTTCTGGT is a window of Triticum dicoccoides isolate Atlit2015 ecotype Zavitan chromosome 2B, WEW_v2.0, whole genome shotgun sequence DNA encoding:
- the LOC119362530 gene encoding uncharacterized protein LOC119362530 encodes the protein MQAAAARARRLLASPAASGIQGILSASHRGCAAAAELALLPHLENGFPASRSSPDHTRSFSSHLPRTLLSRTVTSHCRCKKSVCLCSYAHSSGYHMARAHLSTDSSGIDQPKESAEELYQKMLKSVEAQTMPPNAWLWSMISSCSSEEDIKLLFQILQKLRIFRLSNLRINANFNDHLCMKVSEACARVGVVDYGLKVLWNHNVYGITPTIGSAHYLLQHAKEHNDTKLMEKIMQVLRRNSLPLQPGTADIVFSICYNTDRWDLLSKYAARFVQAGVKLRRTAFDVWMEFAAKVGDSQSIWNINSLRGKSIKHYTLTSGFACVKGSLLERRPDNAAATIKLLHKHLPDQKKPFVKDELQKLVAEWPTEVIKRQKKDERKAMEEALIEDIPKMISSMAKSGLDISVDLDKLTRQPEAA